The proteins below come from a single Necator americanus strain Aroian chromosome V, whole genome shotgun sequence genomic window:
- a CDS encoding hypothetical protein (NECATOR_CHRV.G17741.T1), giving the protein MDCIVAASTGALKGINFRENSFTNLSPIKTLAPKQDEITSMIWTGTGQSEVLAALLDRSLKLYDAQKNTFDPMFKITGGEGAVQGLHSLNNGKFISCVESGQVKVWNESGESTGEWEAGVGVKVMRGSNERKELLTGGSKHLIKTWDMETGKHVWSARNVPLDKLGLEVPVMCTDARYVNESGTIVEATKVHEIRLYDPRAQRRPVKKIPFMDVPITAVSRCYRNNHILAANSIGEMGLFDLRSKINPVCKYKGQAGAIRSIDAHPTAPYVATCGIDRFVRIHEIDTKKLASKVYCKTRLNRVLIRSELPSLLTVIEKNDEQEWRELKNEMNCDSEDSSGSASDGDESTDECTWKKLVVSDDDQNSVRKQHLCVPHRKRKEDEAIVVGARDDEDQPALKRRKVTKSKKRREEAAAEEENTEPCKKAKIVDGVKQQEEGKVEVKEEEDELPPKRRKKFGKPEKC; this is encoded by the exons ATGGATTGCATAGTGGCTGCGTCTACCGGCGCTTTGAAAG GGATAAACTTTCGTGAAAATTCGTTCACGAATTTATCGCCAATCAAAACTTTGGCTCCAAAGCAAGATGAAATTACAAGCATGATCTGGACAGGCACGGGACAG TCAGAAGTATTGGCAGCCTTACTCGATCGCAGTTTGAAGTTGTATGACGCTCAGAAAAACACGTTCGATCCCATGTTCAAGATAACAGGAGGCGAAGGCGCAGTGCAAGGGTTGCATAGCCTGAACAA cggaaaattcatttcttgtGTGGAATCGGGCCAGGTCAAAGTTTGGAACGAATCTGGCGAAAGTACTGGGGAATGGGAAGCAGGTGTAGGTGTGAAAGTGATGAGAG gtTCAAATGAGCGCAAAGAACTTCTTACCGGTGGTTCAAAACATTTGATAAAAACATGGGATATGGAAACGGGAAAGCATGTGTGGTCGGCAAGAAAC GTACCGCTAGATAAGCTTGGATTGGAGGTACCTGTAATGTGCACGGATGCACGATATGTTAATGAGTCTGGTACTATTGTGGAAGCGACGAAAGTACATGAG ATACGATTGTACGATCCTCGTGCGCAACGTCGACCAGTTAAGAAAATTCCATTCATGGACGTTCCGATCACTGCTGTTAGTCGATGCTACAGAAACAATCACATTCTGGCAGCTAATTCTATTGGTGAAATGGGACTTTTTGATTTGCGAAGCAAAA ttaatCCTGTTTGCAAATACAAAGGGCAAGCTGGGGCCATCCGCTCAATAGATGCGCACCCAACTGCTCCTTACGTAGCAACTTGTGGCATTGACCGATTCGTTCGAATTCATGAAATAGACACGAAGAAGCTTGCCAGTAAG GTCTACTGTAAAACTCGGCTCAACAGAGTTCTAATCAGATCTGAATTGCCTAGTCTGTTAACAGTCATAGAGAAAAACGACGAACAGGAATGGAGAGAATTAAAG aatgaaatgaattgtgaCAGCGAGGATTCATCAGGAAGTGCATCTGATGGTGATGAGTCAACCGACGAATGTACATGGAAAAAATTGGTTGTGAGTGATGATGATCAAAATTCTGTGAGGAAACAACATTTATGTGTTCCCCATAGAAAACGTAAAGAGGATGAAGCGATTGTGGTCGGAGCG agagatgacgaagatcaaCCTgcattgaaaagaagaaaagtgactaagtcaaagaagcgaagagaAGAGGCAGCTGCTGAAGAG gaaaatacGGAACCTTGCAAGAAGGCGAAAATTGTGGACGGTGTGAAACaacaagaagaaggaaaagtggAAGTGAAG GAAGAGGAAGATGAATTGCCAccaaagagaaggaaaaagtttggaaaacCGGAGAAGTGTTAG
- a CDS encoding hypothetical protein (NECATOR_CHRV.G17740.T1), with protein MPGQHDKVMPETSGDDGSTSGSEVSIGEEGDDSNRNTADSDDSDEEETESSDEDESLESDTSDSGDDSSSDGSDSSDSLWGAFDDDDKKETQEANEASALQEFQRALDYLLKGKSATASKILNKLLNNPLVKCFHTKFFDWEAEVDERLSKMARLYVGIHKNLAKLDTDNATEHFLQILSVAPKNSDVWLSLGVDCINKGDVDFAKFAFEHAEGNDATDSLLSALYLSRNYHACLRLAHKCLNVGLCEQKALFLKERIRSINSHYSEFCDSVFGENRRYSNIKMLDEKTTRKIAKRLAAVETVINSVGEEPIPAPPSPIDLTFDADQTASDVATVFCDLFDRIEAYSSLSLQQMTFSRWDDRRDLIESTALLEDIIDVVDTVHLIVNQVSSLSGKSRSQLNSCTLLLGSSDCFLRRSMRNAMELPFEDDELSENPDGSTTFHLDGNLPTVELAETFGFGVKYVPPLKNDIADKTSRTPTPGICPKYADTDELLCLLRTSLKEGSWTIFELLDTFLCLLADFCPTFGVIPTCLLNVAVQCYRRFNLLSSDLCDDRYIRLHVLMDELGEPHARDYCIRWHCAEKWNCRELVMRFAWSHAKAVTDEDIRLSFLRFLYNYIDDDEFVFTAKGWFGKEDVRTFIHKLEKSSRIVSISQLRSCSRYEEVIAIITRDVDLSSMDGDDLLDMVEYLMDAYCKVKNYDSAMGFASRVLHLLFSYKQLPHTRVTSLLNFIYNTDWSQVTKQNCEEIGYFLCRLTYVENYGADWNTWRELYRIVKRLKGDVSVEYIQSLDPLKHDDCLPSKALDVLVKAHEKLGEAKTCGCDKGAFLLFFMEQLYTCISNENVMSVLQQERYAWVWFNVSEEISQCLYCMLGRYSKRRRALEDHECSISSFELETHSKMILELAMPHPLPQYDDKERLGHDVVDLLLNKFPSLLKCSKERWNVVERFNKWMCDAAREDANNRLQWPSVGDESYLQACIWYLMALHHYRQSNHDEIEKYSKLFLTSGHATLESRITAGAWAVLAYTSVYRIFQMDDDLLYLEWTWHVLPFRISLLIDNKIGVVFFQLASTLYQIATRLSRYFLTLPSDDWRLRRAQTLLNGLRSASLSLFEEALAQTHGEASGICEYQWLGYFFIAKLHAKLNVNDVIKVLDGLYEAACSCELSDFFYPIKINTKKQQNIEPVELHYQIHATVWKYLCRTPSPPLNVLVSLLAYLRTMQSHKVVRSNLSLFTSHPEIHETVINLTINCEENIEEDDVAIVVSDLITRVDVLDEIWNLCHRGFELVCDRFPHMKSYYRLAEMELSRGNAEAAYSHLTKHIFRRKKREDSLFDNVVEITSQDIDRSGSFPYHVERALQLTMSLAYQFKDIPLIISVIITLVGNVESRSEEFILKERQRALLVHAVSRLHILAVESGSPKQLRNEMYRAWQIVSRCKSLVVRSVQAQLQILIQCLFGSVDNFVAEQLVVEDNKKKQVRKRKLTSYDLSSSQQRPILLVHGSAPFDHIAATDGDPSKLMRLALQSR; from the exons ATGCCTGGTCAACATGACAAGGTGATGCCAGAGACGAGTGGTGATGATGGAAGCACCAGCGGTTCTGAG GTTTCAATAGGAGAAGAAGGGGATGACAGTAACCGAAATACTGCAGATAGCGATGACAGTGATGAGGAAGAGACGGAATCAAGCG ATGAGGACGAGAGCTTAGAAAGCGACACTTCTGATAGCGGTGACGACAGTAGCAGCGATGGCAGTGATTCGTCAGATTCTTTGTGGGGAGCTTTTGACGATGACGACAAGAAAGAGACACAAGAAGCCAAT GAAGCGTCAGCCCTTCAAGAATTCCAAAGAGCTCTGGACTATTTACTCAAAGGAAAAAGCGCTACTGCTTCAAAAATCCTAAATAAACTCCTCAACAATCCACTTGTTAAGTGTTTTCACACGAAATTTTTTGACTGGGAAGCTGAAGTGGATGAGAG ATTATCTAAGATGGCACGACTGTACGTAGGAATTCACAAGAACCTCGCGAAGCTCGATACCGACAATGCCACCGAGCACTTTCTTCAG ATTTTGTCAGTGGCACCGAAAAATTCTGATGTCTGGTTGAGTCTTGGTGTTGATTGCATCAACAAAGGAGACGtggattttgcaaaatttgcttTTGAACATGCTGAAGGCAATGATGCCACCGATTCGCTTCTTAGCGCTCTGTATTTGTCCCGGAATTATCATG CCTGCTTGCGTTTGGCACATAAATGTTTGAATGTCGGCTTATGTGAACAGAAGGCATTGTTTCTCAAGGAACGGATTCGTTCAATTAACTCTCACTACAG TGAGTTCTGTGACTCTGTCTTTGGCGAGAACAGAAGATACAGCAATATCAAAATGTTGGATGAAAAAACTACGAGAAAG ATAGCAAAGAGATTGGCTGCTGTGGAAACGGTTATTAATTCTGTGGGAGAAGAGCCGATTCCTGCACCGCCAAGCCCAATAGATTTAACATTTGATGCTGATCAAAC GGCTTCAGATGTGGCTACAGTTTTCTGTGATTTATTCGATCGCATCGAGGCGTACTCTTCC CTTTCGTTGCAACAAATGACTTTTTCTCGCTGGGATGATCGAAGGGATTTGATTGAGTCAACAGCTTTACTTGAGGACATAATTGATGTAGTGGACACAGTTCATCTCATTGTTAATCAG GTTTCTTCTCTTAGCGGGAAAAGTCGTTCTCAGCTCAATTCGTGTACTCTGCTTCTGGGAAGTAGTGATTGCTTTCTTCGTAGGTCTATGCGTAACGCAATGGAATTACCATTTGAAGACGACGAATTATCCGAAAATCCAGACGGTTCTACCACTTTTCATTTGGACGGCAACCTTCCAACTGTGGAG CTGGCTGAAACCTTCGGATTTGGGgtgaaatacgtaccacctcTTAAAAACGATATTGCGGATAAGACATCGCGTACTCCAACTCCAGGTATCTGTCCCAAATATGCTGACACTGATGAGCTGCTGTGCTTGTTAAGAACAAGCCTGAAAGAAGGAAGCTGgacaatttttgaattactGG ATACATTCCTTTGTTTGCTTGCCGATTTCTGCCCCACTTTCGGAGTTATTCCGACGTGTTTGTTGAACGTCGCTGTTCAATGTTACCGACGGTTCAATTTGCTTTCTAGCGATCTTTGCGACGATAGATATATTCGCTTACATGTCTTAATGGATGAACTTG GTGAGCCTCATGCGCGGGACTACTGCATTCGTTGGCATTGCGCAGAGAAGTGGAACTGCAGAGAACTAGTGATGCGATTCGCGTGGAGTCATGCTAAAGCAGTTACAGACGAGGACATAAG GCTCTCTTTTCTGCGATTTCTGTACAACTATATTGATGATGACGAGTTTGTTTTCACTGCTAAAG GATGGTTTGGGAAAGAAGATGTCCGGACATTTATCCATAAACTAGAGAAGAGCAGCCGTATCGTTTCTATTTCGCAGTTAAGGAGCTGTTCTCGATACGAAGAG GTTATCGCCATAATAACACGAGACGTGGATCTCAGTTCTATGGATGGAGATGATTTATTAGATATGGTAGAATATTTGATGGATGCTTACTGCAAAGTAAAAAATTACGATTCTGCCATGGGATTCGCATCGAG AGTTCTACATCTGCTGTTTTCCTACAAGCAGCTACCACACACTCGAGTAACCTCATTGCTCAATTTTATATACAATACTGACTGGTCTCAAGTGACGAAGCAGAATTGCGAAGAAATTGGCTACTTCTTGTGCCGCTTAACCTATGTCGAAAATTACGGCGCTGACTGGAATACTTGGAGAGAGTTATACAGGATTGTCAAACGTTTGAAAG GAGATGTTTCTGTGGAGTACATCCAATCATTGGATCCTTTAAAACATGATGATTGCCTACCCAGTAAAGCTTTGGATGTGTTGGTGAAAGCGCATGAAAAACTTGGAGAAGCGAAAACATGTGGCTGTGACAAG GGcgcttttcttctgtttttcatgGAACAATTATACACCTGTATATCCAATGAAAACGTTATGTCCGTACTGCAACAAGAGCGATATGCTTGGGTATGGTTCAACGTTTCTGAAGAGATTTCCCAGTGTTTGTACTGTATGCTGGG CCGCTACTCGAAACGACGAAGAGCATTGGAAGATCACGAGTGTTCTATAAGTTCCTTTGAATTGGAAACGCATTCGAAAATGATTTTGGAACTTGCAATGCCTCATCCTTTACCGCAGTATGATGATAAG gAACGCCTCGGGCACGATGTCGTCGATTTACTCCTGAATAAATTTCCTTCACTTCTTAAGTGTTCTAAAGAAAGATGGAATGTCGTTGAGCGATTTAACAAGTGGATGTGTGATGCTGCGAGAGAAGATGCGAATAATCG gCTACAATGGCCTTCAGTAGGTGATGAATCTTATTTGCAAGCTTGCATCTGGTACCTGATGGCATTGCATCATTACCGTCAGAGTAATCACGACGAGATCGAAAAGTATTCAAAG CTGTTTCTTACGAGTGGTCATGCTACGTTGGAAAGTCGAATAACAGCTGGTGCCTGGGCTGTTCTGGCTTACACTAGCGTTTATCGTATATTTCAA ATGGATGATGATTTGTTGTACCTCGAATGGACGTGGCACGTCTTACCTTTTCGGATTTCACTTCTCATTGACAATAAAATAGGCGTTGTTTTCTTCCAGTTGGCAAGCACTTTGTATCAAATCGCTACTCGGCTATCACGCTACTTTCTAACG CTTCCTTCGGACGACTGGCGGTTACGCCGTGCACAAACACTGTTGAATGGTCTTCGCAGCGCTtccctttctctttttgaagaagcttTGGCCCAG accCATGGTGAGGCGAGTGGAATTTGCGAATATCAGTGGTTAGGGTACTTTTTCATAGCGAAACTGCATGCTAAGTTGAACGTAAACGATGTGATCAAG GTTCTGGATGGTCTATATGAAGCAGCATGCTCATGTGAGCTGTCCGACTTCTTTTATCCCATCAAAATCAATACAAAGAAACAACAGAATATTGAGCCGGTAGAACTTCATTACCAGATACATGCGACAGTTTGGAAATATTTATGTAGAAC TCCTTCACCCCCGCTGAACGTTTTGGTATCTCTACTTGCGTACCTCAGAACCATGCAATCACATAAG GTGGTGCGCAGCAATCTCTCTCTCTTTACGTCTCATCCTGAAATTCATGAAACTGTAATAAATTTGACTATTAACTGCGAAGAGAACATTGAAGAAGATGATGTTGCGATTGTT GTCAGTGATCTCATAACTCGCGTAGATGTTTTGGATGAGATATGGAATTTATGTCACCGAGGATTCGAG TTGGTGTGTGATCGCTTCCCGCATATGAAATCGTATTACCGATTGGCCGAGATGGAGCTTAGCAGAGGAAACGCAGAGGCGGCGTACAGCCATTTGACAAAGCACATCTTCAGACGAAAAAAGCGAGAAGACTCTTTATTTGAT AATGTCGTAGAGATAACTTCGCAGGATATCGATCGTTCGGGATCGTTCCCATACCATGTGGAAAGGGCCTTACAGCTTACGATGAGCTTGGCATACCAGTTTAAAGACATACCCCTTATTATCAGTGTCATCATTACACTCGTTGGAAACGTGGAAAGTCGCAGCGA AGAATTTATCTTAAAGGAAAGACAAAGAGCGCTTTTGGTACACGCAGTTAGTCGACTACACATTTTGGCTGTGGAATCAGGATCCCCAAAACAGCTACGTAATGAAATGTATAGAGCTTGGCAAATAGTAAGCAG ATGCAAATCATTGGTTGTTCGAAGTGTACAGGCTCAACTACAGATTTTGATACAGTGTTTGTTTGGTTCAGTTGACAATTTTGTTGCCGAGCAATTGGTTGTCGAAGACAACAAGAAGAAACAAGTTAGG aaacGGAAGCTTACCTCGTATGACTTATCATCGTCACAACAACGTCCGATTCTTCTTGTACACGGATCGGCGCCATTTGATCATATCGCAGCTACCGATGGTGATCCTTCGAAACTTATGCGTTTGGCCCTACAATCACGATAA
- a CDS encoding hypothetical protein (NECATOR_CHRV.G17741.T2), producing the protein MDCIVAASTGALKGINFRENSFTNLSPIKTLAPKQDEITSMIWTGTGQSEVLAALLDRSLKLYDAQKNTFDPMFKITGGEGAVQGLHSLNNGKFISCVESGQVKVWNESGESTGEWEAGVGVKVMRGSNERKELLTGGSKHLIKTWDMETGKHVWSARNVPLDKLGLEVPVMCTDARYVNESGTIVEATKVHEIRLYDPRAQRRPVKKIPFMDVPITAVSRCYRNNHILAANSIGEMGLFDLRSKINPVCKYKGQAGAIRSIDAHPTAPYVATCGIDRFVRIHEIDTKKLASKVYCKTRLNRVLIRSELPSLLTVIEKNDEQEWRELKNEMNCDSEDSSGSASDGDESTDECTWKKLVRDDEDQPALKRRKVTKSKKRREEAAAEEENTEPCKKAKIVDGVKQQEEGKVEVKEEEDELPPKRRKKFGKPEKC; encoded by the exons ATGGATTGCATAGTGGCTGCGTCTACCGGCGCTTTGAAAG GGATAAACTTTCGTGAAAATTCGTTCACGAATTTATCGCCAATCAAAACTTTGGCTCCAAAGCAAGATGAAATTACAAGCATGATCTGGACAGGCACGGGACAG TCAGAAGTATTGGCAGCCTTACTCGATCGCAGTTTGAAGTTGTATGACGCTCAGAAAAACACGTTCGATCCCATGTTCAAGATAACAGGAGGCGAAGGCGCAGTGCAAGGGTTGCATAGCCTGAACAA cggaaaattcatttcttgtGTGGAATCGGGCCAGGTCAAAGTTTGGAACGAATCTGGCGAAAGTACTGGGGAATGGGAAGCAGGTGTAGGTGTGAAAGTGATGAGAG gtTCAAATGAGCGCAAAGAACTTCTTACCGGTGGTTCAAAACATTTGATAAAAACATGGGATATGGAAACGGGAAAGCATGTGTGGTCGGCAAGAAAC GTACCGCTAGATAAGCTTGGATTGGAGGTACCTGTAATGTGCACGGATGCACGATATGTTAATGAGTCTGGTACTATTGTGGAAGCGACGAAAGTACATGAG ATACGATTGTACGATCCTCGTGCGCAACGTCGACCAGTTAAGAAAATTCCATTCATGGACGTTCCGATCACTGCTGTTAGTCGATGCTACAGAAACAATCACATTCTGGCAGCTAATTCTATTGGTGAAATGGGACTTTTTGATTTGCGAAGCAAAA ttaatCCTGTTTGCAAATACAAAGGGCAAGCTGGGGCCATCCGCTCAATAGATGCGCACCCAACTGCTCCTTACGTAGCAACTTGTGGCATTGACCGATTCGTTCGAATTCATGAAATAGACACGAAGAAGCTTGCCAGTAAG GTCTACTGTAAAACTCGGCTCAACAGAGTTCTAATCAGATCTGAATTGCCTAGTCTGTTAACAGTCATAGAGAAAAACGACGAACAGGAATGGAGAGAATTAAAG aatgaaatgaattgtgaCAGCGAGGATTCATCAGGAAGTGCATCTGATGGTGATGAGTCAACCGACGAATGTACATGGAAAAAATTGGTT agagatgacgaagatcaaCCTgcattgaaaagaagaaaagtgactaagtcaaagaagcgaagagaAGAGGCAGCTGCTGAAGAG gaaaatacGGAACCTTGCAAGAAGGCGAAAATTGTGGACGGTGTGAAACaacaagaagaaggaaaagtggAAGTGAAG GAAGAGGAAGATGAATTGCCAccaaagagaaggaaaaagtttggaaaacCGGAGAAGTGTTAG